From one Streptomyces sp. R41 genomic stretch:
- a CDS encoding response regulator transcription factor, which produces MSGTSGVRGGRVRVPIVDDEPGLTELLSVAVTEAGWRPWPAGDGESALRVARGRAPHAAVLDGMLPDLDGLQVLRRLRYENPKLPVLMLTARDALEHRLDGLVAGADDYVTKPSPLEEVVLRPRGLLRRAGAAEAGPDGSALVLGHLVLDAESREVHRDGTPVRLTAQEFDLLSLLLSRPRQVLSKAQILDHVWSSSFDGGGNLVEVYISCLRRKTDKGRAPVIHTVCGVGYAIRPPEEGR; this is translated from the coding sequence ATGTCTGGCACTTCTGGGGTCCGTGGCGGCCGCGTTCGTGTGCCGATCGTCGACGACGAGCCGGGGCTCACGGAGCTGCTGTCCGTCGCCGTCACAGAGGCGGGGTGGCGGCCCTGGCCGGCGGGCGACGGGGAGAGCGCGCTGCGCGTCGCGCGCGGCCGCGCCCCGCACGCCGCCGTGCTCGACGGGATGCTGCCCGACCTGGACGGACTCCAGGTGCTACGGCGGCTGCGGTACGAGAATCCCAAGCTGCCCGTTCTCATGCTCACCGCCCGCGACGCGCTGGAACACCGCCTGGACGGGCTGGTCGCCGGCGCCGACGACTACGTGACGAAGCCCTCCCCCCTGGAGGAGGTCGTGCTGCGCCCGCGCGGGCTGCTGCGCCGGGCCGGTGCCGCCGAGGCGGGGCCCGACGGGTCCGCGCTCGTGCTCGGCCATCTCGTGCTGGACGCGGAGAGCCGCGAGGTGCACCGCGACGGTACGCCCGTCCGGCTCACGGCCCAGGAGTTCGACCTGCTGAGCCTGTTGCTCAGCCGTCCGCGCCAGGTGCTGAGCAAGGCCCAGATCCTGGACCACGTGTGGAGCAGCTCCTTCGACGGCGGCGGGAACCTGGTCGAGGTGTACATCTCCTGCCTGCGCCGGAAGACCGACAAGGGGCGGGCGCCCGTGATCCACACGGTGTGTGGGGTGGGTTACGCCATCAGGCCGCCTGAGGAGGGGAGATGA
- a CDS encoding sensor histidine kinase yields the protein MNGVRAVQGVQDRLRGWSLSARWRGGSEEAWSPKRCPRARLGGRSLRTRLLVLISAALVVVCAAMALTTVFAQRAYLLGNLDRRVTDAAERSRGGVQVGPDAGTDLAFLKEQGQAAGTVAARLDDDGNILSAQVVTGAGGPEALTSAQRAALDGIKADGSLHTRTLPGLGTYRVTALDGGGRPVLTALPMNDVQDMIRGLVMVEASVAAAGLTAAACVCAVVIRRQLRPLGRVAATAVEVSRSPLAHGEATGLTRVPDADADPGSEAGQVGAALNRMIDHVESSLAERRRGEEEMRRSEERMRRFLADASHELRTPLASIAGYAELMNRGTERTEATLAWRRVSAESARMRGLVEDLLLLARLDEGRPLESAEVDVAALVAETVWDARAAGEGHDWQLSLLLDTPALVVGDEARLHQVVANLLANARVHTPVGTTVIASVEATDRSCVIRVRDDGPGIPPSLLPRVFERFSRADASRSRMSPKDGGSGLGLAIAAAITAAHDGTIQVQSAPGRTEFTIELPPAGHAPSAGTATAVRTTTSVGTTAADTATSAGTTAADTATSVGTTAADTATSAGTTAAGSPSPSPSPSPSTAAPASA from the coding sequence ATGAACGGCGTGCGGGCCGTACAGGGCGTACAGGATCGGTTGCGGGGGTGGTCGCTGTCGGCCCGGTGGCGCGGGGGCTCGGAGGAGGCCTGGTCGCCCAAACGCTGCCCGCGGGCCCGGCTGGGCGGGCGGTCCCTGCGGACGCGACTCCTCGTCCTCATCAGCGCGGCGCTGGTCGTCGTCTGCGCGGCCATGGCCCTCACCACCGTCTTCGCCCAGCGCGCCTATCTGCTCGGCAACCTCGACCGGCGGGTCACCGACGCCGCAGAGCGCAGCCGGGGCGGTGTCCAGGTCGGGCCGGACGCCGGCACGGACCTGGCGTTTCTCAAGGAGCAGGGGCAGGCGGCCGGTACCGTCGCCGCCCGGCTCGACGACGACGGGAACATCCTCTCCGCCCAGGTCGTGACCGGTGCAGGCGGACCGGAGGCCCTCACCAGCGCTCAGCGTGCCGCCCTCGACGGGATCAAGGCCGACGGCTCGCTGCACACCCGGACCCTCCCCGGCCTGGGCACCTACCGGGTCACCGCCCTCGACGGCGGCGGACGGCCCGTCCTCACCGCCCTCCCCATGAACGACGTACAGGACATGATCCGGGGCCTGGTCATGGTCGAGGCGTCGGTGGCGGCCGCCGGGCTCACCGCCGCCGCGTGCGTCTGCGCTGTCGTCATCCGGCGTCAACTGCGCCCGCTCGGGCGGGTCGCCGCCACCGCCGTCGAGGTCTCCCGCTCGCCGCTGGCACACGGCGAGGCCACCGGGCTCACTCGGGTTCCGGACGCGGACGCCGACCCCGGCAGCGAGGCGGGCCAGGTCGGCGCCGCCCTCAACCGCATGATCGACCATGTCGAGTCCTCGCTAGCGGAACGCCGGCGCGGCGAGGAGGAGATGCGCCGCAGCGAGGAACGCATGCGCCGTTTCCTCGCCGACGCCAGCCATGAACTCCGTACGCCCCTCGCGTCCATCGCGGGTTACGCGGAACTGATGAACCGCGGCACCGAGAGGACCGAGGCGACGCTGGCCTGGCGGCGCGTCTCCGCCGAGTCGGCCCGGATGAGGGGCCTGGTCGAGGATCTGTTGCTGCTCGCCCGGCTCGACGAGGGGCGGCCCCTGGAGTCCGCCGAGGTGGACGTCGCGGCGCTCGTCGCGGAGACGGTGTGGGACGCGCGGGCCGCGGGAGAGGGCCACGACTGGCAGTTGTCGCTGCTTCTCGACACCCCGGCGCTCGTCGTGGGCGACGAGGCCCGGCTGCACCAGGTGGTGGCCAACCTGTTGGCCAACGCCCGTGTGCACACACCCGTTGGCACCACGGTGATCGCCTCGGTGGAGGCCACGGACAGGAGCTGCGTCATCCGCGTACGCGACGACGGTCCCGGCATCCCGCCTTCGCTCCTGCCCAGGGTCTTCGAGCGCTTCTCCCGCGCCGACGCCTCCCGTTCCCGCATGTCCCCCAAGGACGGCGGCTCCGGTCTCGGTCTCGCCATCGCCGCGGCGATCACGGCGGCCCACGACGGCACCATCCAGGTGCAAAGCGCCCCGGGCCGCACGGAGTTCACCATCGAACTGCCACCGGCCGGCCACGCGCCGAGCGCGGGCACGGCGACCGCGGTGCGCACGACCACGAGCGTCGGCACGACGGCGGCGGACACGGCCACAAGCGCCGGCACGACGGCGGCGGACACGGCCACGAGCGTCGGCACGACGGCGGCGGACACGGCCACAAGCGCCGGCACGACGGCGGCAGGCTCGCCCTCGCCCTCGCCCTCGCCCTCGCCCTCGACCGCGGCCCCGGCGTCGGCCTGA
- a CDS encoding GH92 family glycosyl hydrolase: MRFRPSSVLLAVALTVGGATPALAATAAPPDLVRDPTAYVDPLIGTKNGGNVFPGAVVPFGMLSWSPENTRGDATRTAAPGGYLYDATRIRGFSLTHMSGTGCAGGSGDIPFFPYAGEVTSSPASDTKDAVYAADFAHTGETAEPGHYKVGLASGVTADLTATARTGSGRFTFPADKPASLLIRTANSEVGSTDSSLKIDPATRTVSGSVTSGNFCGYLDPEGRRAYYTLYFTARFDRDFKATGTWQDDKLSPGTTEASGGTGGFGQGGRPVAGKGAGGYVEFAPGSDPVNVKVGISYVSRAGAEANLAAENPPSRSFASVQDAAHRAWRDELGAIRVGGGTDDQRTTFYTALYHALLHPNVISDADRRYRGPDDKVHVVGRGHRAQYGTFSGWDVYRSQVQLLTLLDPDTGSDIAQSLLELARQNGGVWDRWLHGASGTHVMNGDPSAPALAGIRAFGGTDFDLRGALDSLVRAATVPTEQDLSSAGKPVLSVGQRPSLDKYMDHHYMPSVSNAWGGAAETLEMSGADFAISQLATAAGEKKTAADFARRSQWWQNNFNIAADRSGGYIANRKADGSWVTGFTPATGNGFVEGTAAQYTWMVQHDPAGLFAAMGGRDKALDRLDAFFHNPDGSWAFTGSGGDKSELDNEPSINVPYLYDYVGAPYKAQQTVRAAMNALWSTQPGGIPGNDDLGEMSSWYVFSSLGMYPQVPSRAELTLSSPLFPRIEIERPDGDDIEIRATGAAADSPYIQSLKVNGRTSDRPWLPASFVRDGGTLDYTLGGTPDQQWGSSETAAPPSFREGEQPYQIGVGPTTATLAPGGSTKLDIRALALSGGAGPEVRFHVDAPDGVTATPAEGTVTDGTQQITLAAGEDAKQGFYDVKVTVTSNDTSYEQPVALTLAAPGSLLAAYNNTGVSDDAGDHDEADYDGGGWSYSRQALADAGLTPGKQGTVDGLTYTWPNSPSGRPDNASAAGQSIELAHEATRLSFIGSAVNGNQKTNATVTYTDGTTDSIDLSFTDWTVGGGGGTVQFGNETVAKAAYRNVAGADKDPVTTYVFATEPFEAPSGRTIKSVKLPDNADLHVFTVAVN; this comes from the coding sequence ATGCGTTTCCGTCCGTCATCCGTCCTGCTGGCCGTCGCTCTGACGGTCGGCGGCGCCACTCCGGCGCTCGCCGCGACCGCCGCACCACCGGACCTCGTCCGGGACCCCACCGCGTACGTCGATCCGCTCATCGGCACCAAGAACGGCGGCAATGTCTTCCCGGGCGCCGTCGTGCCCTTCGGCATGCTCTCCTGGAGCCCCGAGAACACCCGCGGGGACGCCACCCGCACGGCCGCGCCGGGCGGCTACCTGTACGACGCCACGCGCATCCGGGGCTTCAGCCTCACCCACATGTCCGGCACGGGATGCGCGGGCGGCAGCGGCGACATCCCGTTCTTCCCGTACGCCGGTGAGGTCACCTCCTCCCCGGCGAGCGACACCAAGGACGCCGTGTACGCGGCCGACTTCGCGCACACCGGCGAGACCGCCGAGCCCGGCCACTACAAGGTGGGCCTCGCCTCGGGCGTCACCGCCGACCTCACGGCCACCGCACGCACGGGCTCGGGCCGCTTCACCTTCCCCGCCGACAAGCCCGCCTCCCTGCTGATCCGTACCGCCAACTCCGAGGTCGGGTCGACGGATTCGTCCCTGAAGATCGACCCGGCGACCCGCACGGTCTCCGGGTCCGTCACCTCCGGGAACTTCTGCGGCTATCTCGACCCGGAGGGCCGACGCGCCTACTACACCCTCTACTTCACCGCACGCTTCGACCGTGATTTCAAGGCGACCGGCACCTGGCAGGACGACAAGCTGAGCCCGGGGACCACGGAGGCCAGTGGCGGCACCGGCGGATTCGGGCAGGGCGGCCGGCCCGTCGCGGGCAAGGGCGCCGGCGGCTATGTGGAGTTCGCGCCCGGGTCCGATCCCGTGAACGTCAAGGTCGGGATCTCGTACGTCAGTCGAGCGGGCGCCGAGGCCAACCTCGCCGCCGAGAACCCACCGTCCCGTTCCTTCGCCTCCGTCCAGGACGCCGCCCACCGGGCCTGGCGCGACGAGCTCGGTGCCATTCGGGTCGGCGGCGGCACGGACGACCAGCGCACCACCTTCTACACCGCGCTCTACCACGCCCTGCTGCACCCGAACGTCATCAGTGACGCCGACCGCAGATACAGAGGCCCCGACGACAAGGTCCATGTCGTCGGCCGCGGCCACCGGGCGCAGTACGGCACCTTCTCCGGCTGGGACGTCTACCGCTCCCAGGTCCAGCTGCTGACCCTCCTCGACCCGGACACCGGCTCCGACATCGCGCAGTCGCTGCTCGAACTCGCCCGGCAGAACGGGGGAGTCTGGGACCGCTGGCTGCACGGCGCCAGCGGCACGCACGTCATGAACGGCGACCCGTCGGCGCCCGCGCTCGCCGGCATCCGGGCCTTCGGCGGCACGGACTTCGACCTGAGGGGAGCCCTCGACTCCCTGGTCCGGGCGGCGACCGTGCCGACCGAGCAGGATCTGTCCTCCGCGGGCAAGCCGGTCCTCTCGGTGGGCCAACGGCCGTCCCTCGACAAGTACATGGACCACCACTACATGCCGTCCGTCTCCAACGCCTGGGGCGGCGCCGCCGAGACCCTGGAGATGTCGGGCGCGGACTTCGCGATCTCCCAACTGGCAACGGCAGCAGGGGAGAAGAAGACCGCCGCCGACTTCGCTCGCCGCTCCCAGTGGTGGCAGAACAACTTCAACATCGCGGCCGACCGGAGCGGCGGCTACATCGCCAATCGCAAGGCGGACGGCAGCTGGGTCACCGGCTTCACCCCGGCCACTGGCAACGGCTTCGTGGAGGGTACGGCGGCCCAGTACACCTGGATGGTGCAGCACGACCCGGCCGGCCTCTTCGCGGCCATGGGCGGCCGCGACAAGGCACTTGACCGGCTCGACGCCTTCTTCCACAACCCGGACGGCAGTTGGGCCTTCACGGGAAGCGGTGGCGACAAGTCCGAGCTGGACAACGAGCCCTCGATCAACGTGCCCTACCTGTACGACTACGTGGGCGCCCCTTACAAGGCGCAGCAGACCGTCCGCGCGGCGATGAACGCGCTGTGGTCGACGCAGCCCGGCGGCATCCCCGGCAACGACGACCTCGGCGAGATGTCGTCCTGGTACGTCTTCTCCTCGCTCGGCATGTACCCCCAGGTGCCCTCCCGCGCCGAACTCACCCTGTCCTCACCGCTGTTCCCCAGGATCGAGATCGAGCGCCCGGACGGCGACGACATCGAGATCCGCGCGACCGGCGCGGCCGCCGACTCGCCGTACATCCAGTCCCTGAAGGTCAACGGCCGTACCAGTGACCGGCCTTGGCTCCCCGCCTCCTTCGTCCGGGACGGCGGCACCCTCGACTACACGCTGGGCGGCACCCCCGACCAGCAGTGGGGCAGCTCCGAGACCGCCGCCCCGCCCTCCTTCCGCGAGGGCGAGCAGCCGTACCAGATCGGCGTGGGCCCGACCACCGCGACTCTTGCGCCCGGCGGCAGCACGAAGCTCGACATCCGCGCCCTCGCCCTGAGCGGCGGCGCCGGGCCCGAGGTGCGCTTCCACGTGGACGCGCCGGACGGTGTGACGGCGACTCCCGCCGAGGGCACGGTGACCGACGGTACCCAGCAGATCACCCTGGCGGCCGGTGAGGATGCCAAGCAGGGCTTCTACGACGTCAAGGTCACGGTGACGTCGAACGACACGTCGTACGAGCAGCCGGTCGCGCTCACCCTCGCGGCCCCCGGCTCCCTCCTCGCCGCGTACAACAACACCGGTGTCTCGGACGACGCCGGTGACCACGACGAGGCCGACTACGACGGCGGCGGCTGGAGCTACTCCCGTCAGGCCCTCGCCGACGCGGGCCTGACGCCTGGCAAGCAGGGCACCGTGGACGGCCTCACCTACACCTGGCCCAACTCCCCGTCCGGCCGCCCCGACAACGCCTCGGCGGCCGGCCAGAGCATCGAACTCGCGCATGAGGCAACCCGGTTGTCCTTCATCGGGAGCGCGGTGAACGGCAATCAGAAGACGAACGCGACCGTCACCTACACCGACGGCACCACCGACTCCATCGACCTCTCCTTCACCGACTGGACCGTCGGCGGCGGAGGCGGCACCGTCCAGTTCGGCAACGAGACCGTGGCCAAGGCCGCGTACCGCAACGTCGCGGGCGCCGACAAGGACCCGGTGACGACATACGTGTTCGCCACCGAGCCCTTCGAGGCCCCGTCCGGCAGGACCATCAAGAGCGTGAAGCTGCCGGACAACGCGGACCTGCACGTTTTCACCGTCGCCGTGAACTGA
- a CDS encoding GH92 family glycosyl hydrolase: MGVAALSLVVASQGVAVALPAQAAAADREFASSFESGDPAPDWLNTVDTTPDGTKRSSGVDGGYSTGIPGNVTDHVTDVRASGENTGAGEVKENLVDGESSTKWLTFEPTGWAEFDLDAPVKVVTYALTSANDHDERDPRDWTLQGSTDGKDWKTLDTRSGESFGERFQTKSYDIASPVEYQHFRLDITKNNGGDILQLADVQFSTGQSDDPTPKDMLSLVDRGPSGSPTAKAGAGFTGKRALRYAGTHKPDGRAYSYNKVFDVNVTVGRDTELSYRIFPSMADGDRDYDATNVAVDLVFTDGSYLSDLGATDQHGFALTPQGQGAAKVLYVNQWNNVASRIGSVAAGKTVDRIVLAYDSPKGPAKFRGWLDDVSLRVKQPEKPKAHLSDYASTIRGTNSSGGFSRGNNFPATAVPHGFNFWTPVTNAGSLSWLYDYARANNSDNLPTIQAFSASHEPSPWMGDRQTFQVMPSAASGTPDTGREARELAFRHENETARPYYYGVTFENGLKAEMAPTDHAASLRFTYPGDDASVVFDNVTEQAGLTLDKENGIVTGYSDVKSGLSTGATRLFVYGVFDAKVTGGDSSGVKGYLRFAPSQDHTVTLRLATSLISIDQAKDNLRQEIPDGTSFGTVKDRAQKQWDKLLGRVEVEGATPDQLTTLYSSMYRLYLYPNSGFEKVGSKYQYASPFSPMPSPDTPTHTGAKIVDGKVYVNNGFWDTYRTTWPAYSLLTPGQAGEMVDGFVQQYKDGGWTSRWSSPGYADLMTGTSSDVAFADAYVKGVDFDAESAYDAALKNATVVPPTSGVGRKGMSTSPFLGYTSTDTHEGLSWALEGYLNDYGIAKMGRALYKKTGKKHYKEESDYFLNRAQDYVNLFDSKAGFFQGRDDKGDWRVESSKYDPRVWGYDYTETNGWGYAFTAPQDSRGLANLYGGRSGLAEKLDAYFATPETASPEFVGSYGGVIHEMTEARDVRMGMYGHSNQVAHHVNYMYDAAGQPWKTQKNVREVLSRLYTGSEIGQGYHGDEDNGEQSAWYLFSSLGFYPLVMGSGEYAIGSPLFTKATVHLENGEDLVVKAPKNSAKNVYVQGLKVNGKKWTSTSLPHSVVSRGGVLEFDMGSKPSSWGTGKDAAPVSITQDDKVPSPRTDALKGDGALFDNTSATDATVTSVDLPVSSDTKAVQYTLTSSADHTKAPTGWVLQGSSDGSEWTDLDKRSGESFAWDKQTRAFTVADPGSYAHYRLVLDGEATLAEVELLA, translated from the coding sequence ATGGGGGTGGCAGCGCTTTCTCTGGTGGTCGCCTCGCAGGGCGTGGCGGTCGCCCTTCCCGCTCAAGCGGCGGCCGCCGACCGGGAGTTCGCCTCCTCGTTCGAATCGGGCGATCCCGCGCCGGACTGGTTGAATACTGTCGATACGACACCAGATGGGACCAAGCGATCCTCCGGTGTCGACGGCGGCTACAGCACCGGCATCCCCGGCAATGTCACCGACCACGTCACCGACGTCCGCGCCAGCGGCGAGAACACCGGCGCGGGCGAGGTGAAGGAGAACCTCGTCGACGGCGAGTCGAGCACCAAGTGGCTGACCTTCGAGCCCACCGGCTGGGCGGAGTTCGACCTCGACGCCCCGGTCAAGGTGGTCACGTACGCGCTTACTTCGGCCAACGACCACGACGAGCGCGACCCGCGGGACTGGACCCTGCAGGGCTCCACGGACGGCAAGGACTGGAAGACCCTCGACACGCGCTCCGGAGAGTCCTTCGGCGAGCGGTTCCAGACCAAGTCGTACGACATCGCGAGCCCCGTCGAGTACCAGCACTTCCGGCTCGACATCACGAAGAACAACGGCGGCGACATCCTCCAGCTCGCCGACGTCCAGTTCTCGACGGGCCAGAGCGACGACCCGACGCCCAAGGACATGCTCTCGCTGGTGGACCGCGGCCCGAGCGGCTCGCCCACCGCGAAGGCGGGCGCGGGCTTCACGGGCAAGCGGGCGCTGCGCTACGCCGGTACGCACAAGCCGGACGGCCGGGCCTACTCGTACAACAAGGTCTTCGACGTGAACGTGACCGTCGGCCGGGACACCGAGCTGTCGTACCGGATCTTCCCGTCCATGGCGGACGGCGACCGGGACTACGACGCCACGAACGTGGCCGTGGACCTGGTCTTCACCGACGGCAGCTACCTCAGTGACCTGGGCGCGACGGACCAGCACGGCTTCGCGCTGACGCCGCAGGGGCAGGGCGCGGCCAAGGTGCTGTACGTCAACCAGTGGAACAACGTGGCCTCGCGGATCGGTTCGGTCGCGGCCGGCAAGACCGTGGACCGGATCGTGCTGGCGTACGACTCGCCGAAGGGGCCCGCGAAGTTCCGCGGCTGGCTGGACGACGTCTCGCTTCGTGTGAAGCAGCCCGAGAAGCCGAAGGCCCATCTGTCCGACTACGCGTCGACCATCCGCGGCACCAACTCCAGCGGTGGCTTCTCTCGCGGCAACAACTTCCCGGCGACGGCCGTCCCGCACGGCTTCAACTTCTGGACGCCGGTGACCAACGCGGGCTCGCTGAGCTGGCTCTATGACTACGCCCGCGCCAACAACTCGGACAATCTGCCCACGATCCAGGCGTTCAGCGCGAGCCACGAGCCCAGCCCCTGGATGGGGGACCGGCAGACCTTCCAGGTGATGCCGTCGGCCGCGTCGGGCACCCCGGACACCGGCCGGGAGGCCCGCGAGCTCGCCTTCCGTCATGAGAACGAGACCGCGCGCCCGTACTACTACGGGGTGACCTTCGAGAACGGGCTCAAGGCGGAGATGGCGCCGACGGACCACGCCGCCTCGTTGAGGTTCACCTATCCCGGTGATGACGCGAGCGTGGTCTTCGACAACGTCACGGAGCAGGCGGGGCTGACGCTCGACAAGGAGAACGGGATCGTCACCGGGTACTCGGACGTGAAGTCCGGCTTGTCGACCGGGGCCACGCGGCTCTTCGTGTACGGGGTCTTCGACGCGAAGGTGACCGGAGGGGACTCCAGCGGGGTCAAGGGCTATCTGCGCTTCGCTCCTTCGCAGGACCACACCGTCACCCTGCGCCTCGCCACCTCGCTCATCAGCATCGACCAGGCCAAGGACAACCTCCGCCAGGAGATCCCCGACGGCACGTCCTTCGGCACGGTCAAGGACCGCGCGCAGAAGCAGTGGGACAAGCTGCTCGGCAGGGTGGAGGTAGAGGGCGCGACGCCGGACCAGCTGACGACGCTGTACTCCAGCATGTACCGGCTGTACCTGTACCCCAACTCCGGGTTCGAGAAGGTCGGTTCAAAGTACCAGTACGCGTCACCGTTCTCGCCGATGCCGAGTCCCGACACCCCCACGCACACCGGCGCGAAGATCGTCGACGGCAAGGTGTACGTCAACAACGGCTTCTGGGACACCTATCGGACGACATGGCCGGCGTACTCGCTCCTGACGCCCGGTCAAGCGGGTGAGATGGTCGACGGGTTCGTGCAGCAGTACAAGGACGGCGGCTGGACCTCGCGCTGGTCCTCGCCGGGTTACGCCGACCTCATGACCGGCACCTCCTCGGACGTGGCGTTCGCGGACGCCTACGTCAAGGGTGTCGACTTCGACGCGGAGTCGGCGTACGACGCGGCCCTGAAGAACGCCACCGTCGTCCCGCCCACGTCGGGCGTGGGCCGCAAGGGCATGTCGACCTCCCCCTTCCTCGGCTACACGAGCACCGACACGCACGAGGGCCTGTCGTGGGCGCTGGAGGGCTACCTCAACGACTACGGCATCGCGAAGATGGGACGGGCGCTCTACAAGAAGACCGGAAAGAAGCACTACAAGGAGGAGTCGGACTACTTCCTCAACCGCGCCCAGGACTATGTGAATCTCTTCGACTCGAAGGCCGGTTTCTTCCAGGGCCGCGACGACAAGGGCGACTGGCGGGTCGAGTCGTCGAAGTACGACCCGCGCGTGTGGGGCTACGACTACACGGAGACCAACGGCTGGGGCTACGCGTTCACCGCGCCGCAGGACTCGCGGGGGCTCGCCAACCTGTACGGCGGCCGCAGCGGGTTGGCGGAGAAGCTCGACGCGTACTTCGCGACGCCGGAGACGGCCTCGCCCGAGTTCGTGGGCTCGTACGGCGGGGTCATCCATGAGATGACCGAGGCCCGCGATGTACGGATGGGCATGTACGGGCACTCCAACCAGGTGGCTCACCACGTGAACTACATGTACGACGCGGCGGGTCAACCCTGGAAGACTCAGAAGAACGTCCGCGAGGTCCTCTCCCGTCTCTACACCGGCAGCGAGATCGGGCAGGGCTACCACGGCGACGAGGACAACGGCGAGCAGTCGGCCTGGTACCTCTTCTCCTCGCTCGGCTTCTACCCGCTGGTGATGGGCAGCGGTGAGTACGCCATCGGCTCCCCGCTGTTCACCAAGGCGACGGTCCATCTGGAGAACGGCGAGGACCTGGTCGTCAAGGCGCCCAAGAACAGCGCGAAGAACGTGTACGTGCAGGGCCTGAAGGTCAACGGCAAGAAATGGACGTCGACTTCGCTCCCGCACTCGGTCGTCTCGCGTGGCGGAGTCCTGGAGTTCGACATGGGCTCCAAGCCGTCCTCCTGGGGCACCGGCAAGGACGCGGCGCCCGTGTCGATCACGCAGGACGACAAGGTGCCCTCACCCCGCACGGACGCCCTCAAGGGAGACGGCGCGCTCTTCGACAACACCTCGGCGACGGACGCCACGGTCACCTCCGTCGACCTGCCGGTCAGCTCTGACACCAAGGCGGTTCAGTACACGCTGACGTCGTCCGCGGACCATACGAAGGCTCCGACCGGCTGGGTCCTGCAGGGCTCGTCCGACGGCAGCGAGTGGACCGACCTCGACAAGCGCTCCGGCGAGTCCTTCGCCTGGGACAAGCAGACCCGGGCGTTCACGGTCGCGGACCCGGGCTCCTATGCGCACTACCGCCTGGTCCTCGACGGCGAGGCGACGCTCGCGGAGGTGGAACTGCTCGCCTGA
- the ngcE gene encoding N-acetylglucosamine/diacetylchitobiose ABC transporter substrate-binding protein, whose translation MGSTSAENSNPEGVGRRDLIKRSAALGLISVPTMSFLSACASSDSGSEDKAKAGKKTKKNPLGVNETAALSVVIFDGGFGTKYATDANAEYKKAYPKVKINFHKTQKIQSELQPKFNGGTPPDLIDNSGAQQMDMGVLVGKKQLTDLTPLLDAPSIDDPTKKVRDTLRPGIVEMGQFDGDPVWIMYYAYTVYGVWYSQTALDKLDSTYPEDWDAMLALCAKAKKQGIAGWTYAGKYPYYLPFSLYPFIAKIGGREVLDKIDNLEPNAWKDPAVKAAFEAYYELYKKGYILKGTPGIDHIQSQTAWAKGKALFIPNGSWVENESANVIPKDFNLAVSGPSSLDSSDKMPFGTIWASGGEPFIVPAKAANAPGGMEQLRIMLSEASSKNFTSQVKSLTAFNGGTDGITLTPGLKSGVAALEKAGDNVVNPRLQDWYVKLQKEQIGVAGLGEMMAGRLTPAEAIKKIQGYADAAAKDQSIKHYKHQ comes from the coding sequence ATGGGATCCACTTCCGCCGAGAACAGCAACCCCGAGGGTGTCGGCCGCCGTGATCTGATCAAGCGGTCGGCGGCACTCGGCCTGATCTCCGTACCGACGATGAGCTTCCTGTCCGCGTGTGCGAGCAGCGACAGTGGCTCGGAGGACAAGGCCAAAGCCGGCAAGAAGACGAAGAAGAACCCGCTGGGCGTCAATGAGACGGCCGCGCTCTCGGTCGTCATCTTCGACGGCGGTTTCGGTACGAAGTACGCGACCGACGCCAACGCCGAGTACAAGAAGGCGTACCCCAAGGTCAAGATCAATTTCCACAAGACCCAGAAGATCCAGTCCGAGCTGCAGCCCAAGTTCAACGGTGGCACTCCTCCGGACCTGATCGACAACTCGGGCGCCCAGCAGATGGACATGGGTGTGCTCGTCGGCAAGAAGCAGCTGACCGACCTGACCCCGCTCCTCGACGCGCCGTCTATCGACGACCCGACGAAGAAGGTCCGCGACACGCTGCGCCCCGGCATCGTCGAGATGGGCCAGTTCGACGGCGACCCTGTCTGGATCATGTACTACGCCTACACGGTCTACGGCGTCTGGTACTCCCAGACCGCCCTCGACAAGCTCGACTCGACGTACCCCGAGGACTGGGACGCCATGCTCGCGCTGTGCGCGAAGGCGAAGAAGCAGGGCATCGCCGGCTGGACGTACGCGGGCAAGTACCCGTACTACCTGCCGTTCTCGCTCTACCCCTTCATCGCCAAGATCGGTGGCCGCGAGGTCCTCGACAAGATCGACAATCTGGAGCCGAACGCCTGGAAGGACCCTGCCGTCAAGGCCGCGTTCGAGGCGTACTACGAGCTCTACAAGAAGGGCTACATCCTCAAGGGCACCCCGGGCATCGACCACATCCAGTCGCAGACCGCCTGGGCGAAGGGCAAGGCGCTCTTCATTCCGAACGGGTCCTGGGTGGAGAATGAGTCCGCGAACGTGATCCCAAAGGACTTCAACCTGGCCGTCAGCGGCCCGTCCAGCCTCGACAGCTCCGACAAGATGCCGTTCGGCACCATCTGGGCCTCCGGCGGAGAGCCCTTCATCGTCCCGGCCAAGGCGGCCAACGCCCCGGGCGGTATGGAACAACTGCGCATCATGCTCAGCGAGGCTTCGTCGAAGAACTTCACCAGCCAGGTGAAGTCGCTGACGGCCTTCAACGGCGGTACCGACGGCATCACGCTGACCCCCGGCCTCAAGTCCGGTGTCGCGGCGCTGGAGAAGGCCGGCGACAACGTGGTCAACCCGCGCCTCCAGGACTGGTACGTGAAGCTTCAGAAGGAGCAGATCGGTGTTGCCGGTCTCGGCGAGATGATGGCAGGGCGACTGACCCCGGCCGAGGCCATCAAGAAGATCCAGGGTTACGCGGACGCGGCGGCCAAGGATCAGTCCATCAAGCACTACAAGCACCAGTAG